In one Carettochelys insculpta isolate YL-2023 chromosome 6, ASM3395843v1, whole genome shotgun sequence genomic region, the following are encoded:
- the LOC142014211 gene encoding inverted formin-2-like isoform X3, with product MSVKKEGAHKKWAAVKEKLAPQETDQSEANLENAEPELCIRLLQMPSVVNYSGLKKRLESSDDNWMVQFLELSGLDLLLEALDRLSGRGVSRISDALLQLTCINCVRALMNSHKGIEYIVSNEGYVRKLSQALDTSNVMVKKQVFDLLAALSIYSLEGHALALDALDHYKTVKNQQYRFSVIMNELSATDNVPYMITLLSVINAVILGTEELRTRTQLRNEFIGLQLLDILTKLR from the exons ATGTCTGTCAAGAAGGAAGGTGCCCATAAGAAATGGGCTGCGGTAAAGGAGAAACTTGCaccccaggagactgaccagtCAGAGGCCAACCTGGAAAATGCAGAGCCAGAGCTCTGCATTCGCCTCCTACAGATGCCCTCAGTAGTGAACTACTCTGGTCTCAAGAAGCGCCTGGAGAGCAGCGATGACAACTGGATGGTCCAATTCCTGGAACTGAGTGGCCTGGATCTGCTCTTAGAGGCCCTGGACAGGCTGTCTGGAAGAGGAGTATCCAGGATTTCTGATGCCCTGCTTCAGCTCACCTGCATTAACTGTGTGCGAGCTCTCATGAACTCCCACAAGGGGATCGAATACATTGTCAGCAACGAAGGCTATGTCAGAAAACTCTCACAAG CACTGGACACCTCTAACGTTATGGTAAAAAAACAGGTGTTTGACCTGCTAGCTGCACTCTCCATTTACTCATTGGAAGGACATGCCCTGGCTTTGGACGCTCTGGATCATTATAAG actgtgaagaaccaGCAGTATCGATTCAGTGTCATAATGAATGAGCTCTCGGCTACGGATAATGTGCCATACATGATAACGCTGTTGAGTGTTATTAATGCTGTGATCCTGGGGACCGAAGAACTAAGAACGAGGACGCAGCTGAGAAATGAGTTTATAG GTCTTCAGTTGCTGGATATTTTAACCAAGCTAAGGTAA